The genomic window GCGAGGCCGCGCAGAAGCTGGTCGGTTGAGATGAGGATCCTCCGCGGGGGGAGCGCGGTCGCCGTCGCGGCGCTCGCCCTCGGGCTCGTCGTCGCGCCCTCGGCATCGGCGACGGTGAGCTCTGCGACAACCGTCGAGGAGCTCCCCTTCGCCGTCGACTCATCGAACCAGGCAGCGTGGTGGAACCCCCTCGACGTGGTCGGCGAGACGACGTTCTTCGCCTTCAACGCCCCGGCCGCCCAGGCTGCTCGACACGAGGTGCACCTCGCCTCTCGCTCCGCGGACGGTGCGTGGACCGAAGGGTGCCTCCGGGCTTCGGCGCAGACGGCGTGCGTCACCTTCGTGGACGACAACGGTCACAACCAACCGTCCATCGTCGTCGACGGCGACGGGATCATCCACGCCTTCGTCTCGATGCACAACGAGCAGTGGAACTACTTCCGCTCCGACACCGCGGGCGACGTCCGCACGATGGTCGACCGGACCTCGACCATGCCCGACCTCGACGTCGACATCACCTACCCGGTCACGGCGCGCGGAGCCGACGGTGACGCCTGGGTGCTGGTGCGGACCGGCACGGACGCCGACGGGGCACGGGAGGGCGTGCTGTATCGCTACGACCGCGCTGCCGATGCGTGGACGCGAGAGACGACGATCGCCGCGGCGAAGGGGTATTCCTTCTACCCCGACGACCTCGAGGTGTCGCCCGACGGTCGGGTCCACGTGCTGTGGGAGTGGGGTCCGTTCCCCGCCGACCCGGCGCGGCATCTCGGCTCGTACGCCGTCTACGACCCCGCGACGGGGTCGCTCACGGACGCCGCGGGCACCACGCTGGTCGCTCCGATCACCCCCGCCGCGGCGGGATCGGTCGTCTGGCGCCCCTTCGTGCCCGGCGAAAGCATCCGCAGCTACACCCCCGCGGTGCAGTCGGCCAAGCTCGCCCTCGACGGTTCTGCTCTCGCGGGCGTCGCCTACCGCTTCGTCGAGGCGGATCGCT from Microbacterium testaceum includes these protein-coding regions:
- a CDS encoding BNR-4 repeat-containing protein, giving the protein MRILRGGSAVAVAALALGLVVAPSASATVSSATTVEELPFAVDSSNQAAWWNPLDVVGETTFFAFNAPAAQAARHEVHLASRSADGAWTEGCLRASAQTACVTFVDDNGHNQPSIVVDGDGIIHAFVSMHNEQWNYFRSDTAGDVRTMVDRTSTMPDLDVDITYPVTARGADGDAWVLVRTGTDADGAREGVLYRYDRAADAWTRETTIAAAKGYSFYPDDLEVSPDGRVHVLWEWGPFPADPARHLGSYAVYDPATGSLTDAAGTTLVAPITPAAAGSVVWRPFVPGESIRSYTPAVQSAKLALDGSALAGVAYRFVEADRSAYDAHFVRWDGSGWIDEKVLDTSVLGDGVATSAAVDVTRAGTRTRLYSVVTAQICGEMRSRAVVAERDDAASSWTFAGIGESRLGQQRLRVQTRPTDDADIVYLSAPAAAPARLARAVVPRDAAVGPATSLSALVADLRDDPGGVNVALGATATASSSLRSDTGPSLAVDGVCSDASRWISAAGDSTPWISVDFAAAALDEVRVRSGYSADTGSAAVLRSFEVQVHTAAGWTSIGSVAGNTQRLVSIAVTGVVADGVRLLISDPSASTTDVARVFEIEAIAVD